One Acidimicrobiia bacterium genomic window, AAAGGGCGACGACGTAGTCGTCGGCTTTGCGCCAGTAGGGGGGCGACTGTCTTCGCACCAGCGTTCAGAACTCATGGTCGCTCACGCCGCTGGCGCATCGGTGATAAACGGCCTTCACGACTTTCTCGGTCCTGGGCCTCGGATCGTCGATCTGCGCTCGTTGCACTCGGAAGAGAATCTCATCGCGCAAGGACGTACCTTTGCCACGCCGACGCTGCTCACGGTGGGGACGTCGCACAGCATCGGGAAGATGACTGCGACCGTCTGCGTCCACTCCGCGCTGCGCCGGCGCGGGGTTCGCTGTGACTGGTTGGCGACAGGCCAGACGGGCGTTCTCATTCGTGGAACAGGACGCGTGATCGATTCGATACCGATTGACTTCGTACCCGGCCACCTCGAGGCGATGCTCGCGGATGTGGGCGCTGGCTACGACATAGTCCTCGTCGAGGGCCAGGGGTCGCTGTTTCATCCGAGTTATTCGCCGACGGCGTTCGCCCTTTTGCATACGGTGAAACCGGAAATGATGGTCATCTGCCACCGCCTCGGGCAAGAGCGGTTCGGCGGATTCGAACAGCAGATGCCCTCGGTGGAGCATGTCGCCGAGACCTACGAGATGATCGGCGGGCTGCTCGACGCGCCAATGTCCCTCACCGGGGTCTCACTTGATTCAAGTCGGTCTACCGAGGCCGAGTACCGAAGCGAACGGACCCGGCTCGAGAATGCACTCGCAGTTCCGTGTGTTGATCCGGTTCGCGAGACCGCTGACCGGCTTGCAGGCCCAATCGACCGGTTGTTGGCAGAGCGGCCGTGGAGTTGACCCACTTGGTGCACGTGCGGACACGCACGCGATGCCCGCGGCGACGACGGTCGGCGAGAGGCCTCAGGAGAGCACCGTTTCGAGCCAGTTGAAGACGCGTTCGTCGCGGACTGCCTGGCCGGCGACCTCGCAATGCCAGTCGGCTCCCTCGTCCGCTGTGAACCTGACGATCTCCTTGTCGCAGGCAAGTCGGTCGAACAGGGCCTGGGACTGCCCCGGCCAGAACTGCTCACCGTCGGGATCGGTCACGAGCGTCGGGCTCGTGATCGCGGCGATCGTCTCGTCGTCGAGCCTCTGCTGTCGAGCCGCCTGGTAGGCGTCGAAGTAGGAGTCCGTTCCGTAGGGGGGCCATGCGCCATCGAAGCTCCGCACGGGCCTCGGGGTCCTTCTCGAGCCCCACCTCCATGAAGGCGTCGAAGCTCTCCTTGTCGCCGTCGTCGAGGAGCTGCGCCATCTCGGGGGGCAGGTGCTTCTCCCACGATTCCGCAACATCGACGACGCCGGGGTCGGCGACGACCGCAGCGAGGCGGTGCTCGAAGGCGGCCGCACGCGGCACCCAGTAACCGGCCTGGCTGATGCCGTGCAGCGCGACCCGTTGTGGGTCGACGTCGTCGCGCGCGACGAGGAAGTCGATGACCGGCGTGATCACGGCCTCCCAGTCGTGAGCAGTACACGGTGCCATCGGACCGACGGTACTCTCGGCGTCCTGGATCGTGGAAGGGATCGACAGGTGAGACCACGACCGATGCACGTTGTCCTCGTTGCCGCTGTGTCAGCTCTGATGATCGGGGCATGTACGTCGTCCGGCGGGGACTCGTCGTCGTCCGATGGGAACGGTGAGGACATGAGCACCGGCTACGACGCTCTATCGGCCCGGCAGGTCTCGGGGCCGGTGACCAGTGGCGACGGCGTCGTGTCGCCGCAACCCGCAGCGCCGCTTCCCGACGGCTACGTCGAGGAGGAGTTCTTCATCGGTGGTACGGCCACGCGCTACACGAGCGACACGCCCGAGGACGGGTTCTGGGCCGCCGATCCCGACGGCGAGGCCGACTACGAAACCCGCGTCATCGTGCGACGTCCCGAGCGCCCCGACGACTTCAGCGGGACCGTGATCGTCGAGTGGTTGAACGTGACGGCGATCGAGGCTTCCCCCGACTGGGGCTACGCCGCTCAGGAGATCGGCCGGGAGGGTCACGCCTACGTGGCGGTCAGCGCCCAGGCCCAGGGTGTCGTCGGCGGCGACGCGCGCCTGGACGTGTCGGTCAATGAGGAGGCGGCGGCCGACGTCGGAGAAGACAGTGCTCTGGAGCGTGACGGCCTCGTGAACGCCGATCCCGAACGCTACGGAACGCTGACCCATCCGGGTGACGCCTACGCCTACGACATCTTCAGCCAGGTCGGCCGGGTGCTCGTCGACGACTCGGATGTGCTGCTGGGTGGACTCGAACCGGACCTCGTCATCGCCAGCGGTCAGTCGCAGTCAGCGGCGTTTCTCACGACCTACGTCAACGCGGTGCATCCTCTCGTGGACGTCTACGACGCCTTCATGATCCACAGCCGGGGTGAATCCGTCGCTCCGATCGACGGAGCGTTCGCGAGCGACCTCGACGACGGTGACGAGGCCGCCGTTCCGGTGGATGGCGTACTCGTGCGCACCG contains:
- a CDS encoding alpha/beta hydrolase domain-containing protein, with amino-acid sequence MSTGYDALSARQVSGPVTSGDGVVSPQPAAPLPDGYVEEEFFIGGTATRYTSDTPEDGFWAADPDGEADYETRVIVRRPERPDDFSGTVIVEWLNVTAIEASPDWGYAAQEIGREGHAYVAVSAQAQGVVGGDARLDVSVNEEAAADVGEDSALERDGLVNADPERYGTLTHPGDAYAYDIFSQVGRVLVDDSDVLLGGLEPDLVIASGQSQSAAFLTTYVNAVHPLVDVYDAFMIHSRGESVAPIDGAFASDLDDGDEAAVPVDGVLVRTDLDVPVFIFETESDLTLLGYATARQPDADLIHTWEVAGTAHTDAHVFRVFVGGPRDAGLGSLIECDDPINTGPHHETFQAALNHLVTWASGGPPPPEGARLEVDEDGDEATIVRDDNGIALGGVRNPLVDVPVVVTTGDPPEPADAGVCRLFGSTDELDQATLLDLYGSADVYLDEFAASAEKAVNDGFLLRPDADELLTEAEMNAALFG
- a CDS encoding DUF1611 domain-containing protein, producing the protein MFVLYTDESIENPETAKTAHGLLRFRGPDVRAIVDTKCQCALAREIHPDFPAVPIVAAMADAGVAKGDDVVVGFAPVGGRLSSHQRSELMVAHAAGASVINGLHDFLGPGPRIVDLRSLHSEENLIAQGRTFATPTLLTVGTSHSIGKMTATVCVHSALRRRGVRCDWLATGQTGVLIRGTGRVIDSIPIDFVPGHLEAMLADVGAGYDIVLVEGQGSLFHPSYSPTAFALLHTVKPEMMVICHRLGQERFGGFEQQMPSVEHVAETYEMIGGLLDAPMSLTGVSLDSSRSTEAEYRSERTRLENALAVPCVDPVRETADRLAGPIDRLLAERPWS